A window of Stenotrophomonas indicatrix genomic DNA:
TTTTGTCCTCATCGGCATCGCCGGCATCGTCCTGCCGGCCCTGCCGGGCATCCCGCTGGTCTTCATCGGGCTGGTGCTGGCGGCCTGGGCAGACGGCTTCGTCCATGTCGGCTGGCCCACTCTGCTGATCCTCGGCGTGCTGACCGCGCTGTCGCTGCTGGTCGACGTGCTGGCGACCGTAGTTGGCGCCAAGCGCGTGGGCGCCAGCCGCAAAGCGCTCTGGGGCACCTTCATCGGCAGCATCGTCGGCCTGTTCTTCATGCCGATCGGATTGTTCGCCGGGCCGTTGCTGGGCGCGCTGCTGGGCGAGTACTGGCATACCCGTGAGCTCGGCCGCTCGACCAAGGTCGGGCTGGCCACCTGGCTGGGCATCCTGCTGGGCCTGGCACTGAAGCTGGCGCTGGTGATCGCGATGCTGGGCCTGTTCGCCTTCGCCTGGTTCCTGTGAGGCATGCGGCCTTCACGCAGCGCGCACGCACACGCCGGGCATAAACCCGTGGGGCTGGCCGTTACCGGATGCAGCCGCCACACTGTCCCTCTTTCCGCATTCATTCCGAAGGGCCTGCTGCAATGACCCTCTCTCCGTTGTTTCCCCGCCTTGCACCGCTGGCGTTGGCCCTGGCCAGCGCACCTGTGGCT
This region includes:
- a CDS encoding DUF456 domain-containing protein — translated: MDLSFILYLLAVIFVLIGIAGIVLPALPGIPLVFIGLVLAAWADGFVHVGWPTLLILGVLTALSLLVDVLATVVGAKRVGASRKALWGTFIGSIVGLFFMPIGLFAGPLLGALLGEYWHTRELGRSTKVGLATWLGILLGLALKLALVIAMLGLFAFAWFL